The following coding sequences lie in one Candidatus Goldiibacteriota bacterium genomic window:
- a CDS encoding radical SAM protein: protein MKKEKQLSVCELFEDLEGEGRFQGYPTFFIRLAECNLRCKWCDTKESYAAGRLYSATKLAKMASDSGCCNISITGGEPLLQKSGVKVLIKALRRKCPGKRITVETNGSISVAGINADNISMDIKLLSSGMSQKMMLSNLKLLKPKDQVKLVAGSIADLRYAQAVLKKYKTKAEIIAQPVFGRIKFSAIREFILRRCLKWRAMVQLHKMK from the coding sequence ATGAAGAAAGAAAAACAGCTGTCTGTATGCGAATTGTTCGAGGATCTGGAAGGCGAAGGCAGGTTTCAGGGCTATCCCACGTTTTTTATAAGGCTGGCGGAATGCAACCTGCGCTGCAAGTGGTGTGATACAAAGGAAAGTTATGCCGCGGGCAGGCTGTACAGCGCGACAAAACTTGCAAAAATGGCGTCTGACAGCGGCTGCTGTAACATAAGCATAACAGGCGGGGAGCCTCTTTTGCAGAAAAGCGGGGTAAAGGTTTTAATTAAAGCGCTGCGCAGGAAATGCCCGGGTAAAAGAATAACGGTGGAAACCAACGGGTCTATTTCTGTCGCGGGGATTAACGCCGATAATATAAGCATGGACATAAAACTTTTGTCGTCCGGAATGAGCCAGAAAATGATGCTTTCCAATCTTAAACTGTTAAAACCGAAAGATCAGGTTAAGCTTGTGGCGGGTTCAATTGCGGATTTAAGATACGCGCAGGCAGTTTTAAAAAAATATAAGACAAAGGCGGAAATAATAGCGCAGCCGGTTTTTGGAAGGATAAAGTTTTCTGCCATAAGGGAGTTTATTCTGCGCCGCTGTTTGAAATGGCGCGCAATGGTGCAGCTGCATAAGATGAAGTAG